The Syntrophomonadaceae bacterium sequence GAGGACATCTTTGACTCATAAACAGGCAGCTGGCCAGCACAATTACCTGAGCCTTGTCTTCAACCCTAATACTGGTGGCTGTATCTGCCAAGGAGGTGGCAGAGCAATTGCGGCATGGATGAAAAGAGACAATTTCCGCCTCTGGCATTGTGCCCAAAGGACCCCTCTTTTGATAAATGGCTTCAAAACAAAGCACATGGGAGCCAATTCCAGGGCATCCTTTAGTCCATCTTTTTCCGCAGCAAATAACCCCGACCCGATCCATAGTGTACCTCCATTCAGGATGCAGGAAACAAGAAGCAGGAGGCAAGAAGCAAGAGCAAGAGGAGATAAAGATAGGCAACTGTTGTGCGTTTTCTCAGTCCCCCTATTATTCTGACTGCCGACCTCTAATTTAAGCGGTGTGTCCCCATTCCTATTACATTCCTATTATACAGCATCTGAACAAGAAAATATGTCGTTTTTTGGCAGTTATGGCGAAAAAATGCCTTTTGCGTCAGTCCAGAGGTCCGGCTCGCAGAAAAGCCGCGAATGCCATTCCTGAATAATTCGTGCCAGCCTTGCCTTTCCGCAGAAACTGTGCTATATTTAGCTTTGGTGCCGGCAGGCCAATTTATTATTTGGCCTGCTAGACCCATTTTCCCTGCTCCATCCCAGTGGTGGGGCCGTTAGTCCGGGGGGAGGAGGTGACGCGATTGAGAACTTACGAGCTTTTGTATATCATTAAACCTGTTCTGGAGGCAGAACAAATAGCTGCGACCGTGGAAAAATTTGCGGATTTGGTAAAAAATAATCGAGGCGAGATCATCAAACTCGACCAGTGGGGCAAACGGCGGCTGGCCTACGAAGTGCAGGATTACCGGGAAGGCTTTTATGTGCAGATGCAGTTTAAAGCTGAGCCGGCTCTTGCCAGCGAAGTTGAACGGATCTTAAAGATTTCGGACAACACCATTAAATACCTGATTACCAGGATTGGCGAAGACGACTAATCCCAAGATCTAACCAGAAAAAGAGGCAGGAAGCAGGAAGCAGGAGGAAAGATTAAAATTCA is a genomic window containing:
- a CDS encoding CGGC domain-containing protein, whose product is MDRVGVICCGKRWTKGCPGIGSHVLCFEAIYQKRGPLGTMPEAEIVSFHPCRNCSATSLADTATSIRVEDKAQVIVLASCLFMSQRCPHVEEAVQKISAQGSKVILGSFWDPASPPAPTPTPVGGGHPASAAETPSPTAG
- a CDS encoding 30S ribosomal protein S6 encodes the protein MRTYELLYIIKPVLEAEQIAATVEKFADLVKNNRGEIIKLDQWGKRRLAYEVQDYREGFYVQMQFKAEPALASEVERILKISDNTIKYLITRIGEDD